Part of the Aureitalea marina genome, TAATTTTCGTTCTCGAAGTCGTAAGTAGCAGAACCATAAGTCGCGTCTCCGTCATTATCTATGGAAGTCCAACCATTAAAGTCCCCGTTCGGCACTCCGATAAAGAAATCATCGAAAGATTCGAATCCTTCTTCCCAGATGGTAACTTGAGCGTTTAGTGAAAAAGCGGCGAAAATCATCGCCAGTAAAGTAATTTTCTTCATAGTTTATTGATTAAGAATAATAAGTTATGTACCTCAAATATAGCTAATTTCTTCGATTAGCTCTTATTTCGAGCCGAATTAACTTAATTTTACGGGCAAGCAATGAAGATCGTATCCCGCATAAAGGAGCCCATCGAAAAAGAAATGGAACTTTTTGATCAAAAGTTCTCCAAAACTGCCGCTTCCCATGTATCGCTTTTTAACCGGATCATGCATTATGTAGTGAACCGTAAGGGTAAGCAAATGCGACCCATGTTCGTGTTCCTTATTGCCAAAATGGTCGGGAAAGGACAAGTGAACGAACGTACCTATCGCGGTGCCTCGGTCATCGAGCTTATCCATACAGCTACCCTGGTGCATGACGACGTTGTTGACGACAGTGACAGAAGGCGAGGATTTTTTTCGGTCAATGCCCTGTGGAAGAACAAGATTGCTGTCTTGGTCGGGGACTATTTATTGTCGCGGGGCCTCCTGTTGTCCATAGATAATGGGGATTTTGATCTCTTAAGGCAGATTTCGGTAGCGGTAAGAGAGATGAGTGAAGGAGAGTTGCTGCAGATCGAAAAGGCCCGACGGTTGGACATAACGGAAGAGGTCTACTTTAATATTATCCGCCAAAAAACAGCTACCCTTATTGCAGCCTGCTGTGCGATCGGGGCCGAATCTGTTCACGCGCCGGAGGAAGAAGTGGAAAGGATGAGAGAGTTCGGGTCACTTATCGGTATCGCTTTCCAGATCAAAGATGACCTGTTCGATTATGGGGAGGAGCAGATCGGGAAACCAACGGGCATCGATATAAAAGAACAGAAAATGACCTTGCCGCTTATCCATGTGCTCAATCAGGCTAAGCCGGATAAAAGAAGGTGGCTGATCAATTCCATCAAGAATCACAATAAGGACAAGAAACGGGTCAAGGAGGTGATCAGTTATGTGAAGGAAGAGGGTGGTTTGGACTATGCCATTGGCCGAATGCGGGATTACCGGGAACGAGCTCTTGATATTCTGGGTCATTATCCAGATTCAGCATATAAGGATTCCTTGGAGTTGATGGTCAATTATGTGATCGACAGAAAAAAATAAGTCTCCCGGGCAACCTTTCTGTTCCCACCTGCGTCTTTCCAATAAAGCGTAGCCAGCTAAACAGTTAACAGCCGGATGAAAGTAGTCTCTTTACATAAGAATTATGCCAAACTGATCGACCGGTCTCTGAAGGGTGACCGACGGGCTCAGCATCAGCTTTATGAGCTCTTTGCTCCTAAGATGTTGAGTGTATGCCGGCAATATGTAAAGAACATGGATCAAGCTGAAGAGGTCATGCTTTCCGGTTTCTTAAAAGTCTTTGTCAACCTGGGGAGTTTCAGGTCGGAGGGCAGTTTCGAAGGGTGGATCCGTCGCATCATGGTTAACGAAGCCTTGTCTTTCTTGAGGAAACA contains:
- a CDS encoding polyprenyl synthetase family protein, producing the protein MKIVSRIKEPIEKEMELFDQKFSKTAASHVSLFNRIMHYVVNRKGKQMRPMFVFLIAKMVGKGQVNERTYRGASVIELIHTATLVHDDVVDDSDRRRGFFSVNALWKNKIAVLVGDYLLSRGLLLSIDNGDFDLLRQISVAVREMSEGELLQIEKARRLDITEEVYFNIIRQKTATLIAACCAIGAESVHAPEEEVERMREFGSLIGIAFQIKDDLFDYGEEQIGKPTGIDIKEQKMTLPLIHVLNQAKPDKRRWLINSIKNHNKDKKRVKEVISYVKEEGGLDYAIGRMRDYRERALDILGHYPDSAYKDSLELMVNYVIDRKK